A single Osmerus mordax isolate fOsmMor3 chromosome 7, fOsmMor3.pri, whole genome shotgun sequence DNA region contains:
- the sgk2a gene encoding serine/threonine-protein kinase Sgk2, producing MAHCNPHRSPSSSSDEVNLGPSANPHAKPTDFDFLAVIGKGTFGKVLLAKLKADNKFYAVKVLQKKVILKKKEQKNIMAERNVLLKSLKHPFLVGLHYSFQTPEKLYFVLDYVNGGELFFHLQRERCFSEPRARFYAAEVASAIGYLHSLNIVYRDLKPENILLDSQGHVVLTDFGLCKEGVEPESTTSTFCGTPEYLAPEVLRKEPYDRTVDWWCLGAVLYEMIYSLPPFYSRDVSEMYDGILHKPLPLPPGKSDALCSLLLALLQKDQRRRLGAIADFLEIKNHMFFSPINWDDLYHKRITPPYNPNVKGPADTQHIDPEFTREVVPGSVGRTPEMTTGASSSNAFNGFSYVSSDDSYL from the exons ATGGCACATTGTAACCCA CACAGATCACCATCCTCCTCTAGTGATGAAGTCAACCTGGGGCCCTCTGCTAACCCACA CGCCAAGCCCACTGACTTTGACTTCCTGGCCGTCATTGGTAAAGGGACCTTCGGAAAG GTCCTGCTCGCCAAACTCAAAGCCGACAACAAATTCTATGCTGTCAAAGTTCTCCAGAAGAAGGTCATCCTGAAGAAGAAAGAG cAAAAGAACATCATGGCAGAGAGGAACGTCCTCTTGAAGAGCCTTAAACACCCCTTCCTGGTGGGGCTCCACTACTCCTTCCAGACCCCAGAGAAGCTCTACTTCGTCCTGGACTACGTCAATGGAGGCGAG ctgttcttccacctgcagagagagaggtgcttcTCTGAGCCCAGAGCCAGGTTTTATGCTGCTGAGGTGGCCAGCGCTATCGGCTACCTCCACTCCCTCAACATCGTttacag AGATCTGAAGCCAGAAAACATACTCTTAGATTCTCAA GGCCACGTGGTGCTGACAGACTTTGGGCTGTGTAAAGAAGGGGTGGAGCCAGAGAGCACCACCTCTACCTTCTGTGGAACCCCAGAG tacCTAGCCCCTGAGGTCCTGAGGAAGGAGCCTTATGACAGGACAGTGGACTGGTGGTGTTTGGGAGCTGTGCTGTATGAGATGATCTACAGTCTG cctccgttCTACAGTCGCGACGTGTCTGAGATGTATGACGGGATCCTGcacaagcccctccccctgcccccgggGAAGTCTGACGCCCTGTGCAGCCTCCTCCTGGCTCTGCTGCAGAAGGACCAGCGCAGACGCCTTGGGGCCATCGCAGACTTT cTGGAAATAAAGAACCACATGTTTTTCTCACCAATAAACTGGGATGACCTGTACCACAAGAGGATCACTCCTCCATACAACCCCAACGTT aAAGgtccagctgacacccagcacATTGACCCAGAGTTCACCAGGGAGGTGGTGCCAGGCTCGGTGGGCCGGACTCCAGAGATGACCACCGGTGCCAGCAGCTCCAACGCCTTCAACGGCTTCTCCTACGTCTCCAGTGATGACAGCTACCTCTGA
- the LOC136946529 gene encoding cation channel sperm-associated auxiliary subunit delta-like encodes MASSGTASGNAKGFCRSLNVLALLSAPLTIRAPSSTGFSKNGVDTPVDSVSTLQCCFSREDSCLEVSSVVLLYSLGSRLDLGQIYMSSNGGLSFQKYSIPHHSNELIGGLFNMPTVSSIVEMIIDDQNMVRREPLALSAQAGGGRRERVYQPSVCPQFSLRYITGSSSQQSEQQPVMDPPSTLNVIQTAGMRGHLIIWSPNMLLYSPNHGIVLRTVAVINQGQAPLPPDNVTIIQVATDDNAVIAVMTSDGALYYGRMGMEAKVMKMTVVLDLTQEDVMLFTHYGDLLLIEVHEDRVPGLVDFDHQTIFIQQELARTSLPIEGCLVEQFDGMFHGEHFYIDMDGTLELSAVYVPSPACTFFPLLTVTNSKLLSSKVVFASDGITQRGTKKYRMEIRLRELGYSRLGSGSQHGSSRASGLSTVAVDLMGRYVTCKNLNPLKAHIITGCQPGKHIRVLIEVYDPEFLARPGKASHDLILPYSIVDYLCPLLVFKGTPWIPSLQLWQGEEFVEDVKADFVLFEVHGMHNYEYTQTVRGARCVSQPQNWTSQLSQQHQPDPHTAWNRHNYVSCLDSDGPPLSEPTAQYQVLNKDSGNRVLFPEYNGMYIFKVIVVDPRYSYCQLTTTFSVFVYGAFPPHVLPSGVGLGIFLGILVALLMAGFFIKHRSSKA; translated from the exons GTGTGGACACCCCAGTTGACTCGGTCTCCACACTCCAGTGCTGCTTCAGCAGAGAAGACTCTTGCTTG GAAGTGAGCTCAGTAGTGCTGCTGTACAGCCTGGGAAGCCGTCTGGATCTCGGTCAGATATACATGTCCTCGAACGGAGGGTTGTCCTTCCAGAAGTACAGCATTCCCCACCACTCAAAT GAGCTCATTGGAGGGTTGTTTAACATGCCCACAGTGTCCAGCATCGTGGAGATGATCATAGACGACCAGAACATGGTGAGACGGGAACCTTTAGCCCTCTCTG cccaggctggggggggcagaagggagCGGGTGTACCAGCCCTCAGTCTGTCCGCAGTTCTCTTTACGCTACATCACAGGGAGCAGCAGCCAGCAGTCGGAGCAGCAGCCCGTGATGGACCCCCCGTCGACCTTGAACGTGATCCAGACAGCCGGGATGAGAGGCCACCTCATCATCTGGTCCCCCAACATGCTGCTCTACTCACCCAACCACGGTATTGTCCTCCGGACGGTGGCCGTGATCAACCAAGGGCaggcacccctcccccctgacaaTGTCACCATCATACAAGTTGCCACAG aTGACAATGCAGTGATTGCTGTGATGACCAGTGATGGGGCCCTGTACTATGGCAGGATGGGGATGGAGGCCAAGGTCATGAAG ATGACCGTGGTGCTGGACCTGACCCAAGAGGATGTGATGCTGTTCACACACTACGGAGACCTGCTTCTCATCGAGGTCCACGAGGACCGTGTCCCCGGGCTGGTGGACTTTGACCATCAGACCATCTTCATCCAGCAAGAGCTGGCGCGCACCTCCCTGCCTATAGAGGGCTGCCTT GTGGAGCAGTTTGACGGCATGTTTCATGGAGAGCACTTCTACATCGACATGGACGGCACCTTGGAACTGTCTGCTGTCTAcgtcccctctcctgcctgcaCCTTCTTCCCCctg TTGACAGTGACAAACTCCAAGCTCCTCTCATCTAAAGTGGTCTTTGCGTCGGACGGCATCACCCAAAGAGGCACCAAGAAATACAGGATG GAGATCAGGCTGCGTGAGCTGGGCTACTCCCGTTTAGGAAGTGGAAGTCAACACGGCAG ctctCGTGCAAGCGGCCTCTCCACCGTTGCTGTGGATCTGATGGGACGATATGTGACCTGCAAGAACCTGAACCCCCTG AAAGCTCACATCATTACCGGCTGTCAACCTGGGAAGCACATTAGAGTACTGAT AGAGGTGTACGACCCCGAGTTCCTGGCAAGGCCTGGCAAGGCTTCACATGACCTGATCCTGCCCTACAGCATCGTAGACTACTTATGCCCTCTGCTGGTCTTCAAAGGCACCCCCTGGATACCCTCACTGCAGCT GTGGCAAGGGGAAGAGTTTGTGGAGGACGTGAAGGCAGACTTCGTCCTGTTCGAGGTCCATGGGATGCACAACTACGAGTACACCCAGACGGTCCGTGGCGCTCGCTGTGTCTCCCAGCCACAGAACTGGACCTCCCAGCtgagccagcagcaccagccgGACCCCCACACCGCCTGGAACCGACAC aacTATGTGAGCTGCCTGGACTCTGATGGGCCTCCTCTTTCTGAGCCTACAGCCCAGTATCAGGTCCTCAACAAGGACTCTGGCAACAGAGTACTCTTCCCTGAATATAACGGCATGTACATCTTCAAGGTCATCGTGGTGGACCCCAGATACAg ctactgCCAGCTGACCACCAccttcagtgtgtttgtgtacggaGCGTTCCCCCCTCATGTTCTGCCCTCTGGTGTGGGTCTGGGCATCTTCCTGGGCATCCTTGTGGCCCTGCTGATGGCTGGATTCTTCATCAAGCACCGATCATCTAAGgcctaa